In Terriglobales bacterium, one genomic interval encodes:
- a CDS encoding Ig-like domain repeat protein encodes YTGTITFTSSDVQAVLPGSYTFVAGDNGVHTFNNGVTLKIAGNQTVTATDGGGHTGSATVNVTFASGGATKLLVTAPASSAAGAAFSVTVTALDQFNNTVTNYTGTVQFTSSDGQAVLPGNYTFVVGDNGSHTFASSVTLKTSGNQTVTATDGGGHTGSATVNVTFASGGATKFLVTAPASSAAGAAFSVTVTALDQFNNTVTNYTGTVQFTSSDGQAVLPGNYTFVAGDNGVHTFSNGVTLKTAGSQTVTATDGGGHTGSATVNVTFASGGATKLLVTAPASSAAGSAFSVTVTALDQFNNTVTNYTGTVQFTSSDGQAVLPGNYTFVAGDNGVHTFSNGVTLKTAGSQTVTATDGGGHTGSATVNVTFASGGATKLLVTAPASSAAGAAFDVTVTALDQFNNTVTNYTGTVQFTSSDGQAVLPGNYTFVAGDNGVHTFTNGVTLKTAGSQTVTATDGGGHTGSATVNVTFASGGATKLLVTAPASSAAGSAFSVTVTAQDQYGNTVTNYTGTITFTSSDLQAVLPGSYTFVAGDNGVHTFNNGVTLKTAGSQTVTATDGGGHTGSATINVTFASGGATHFAVTAPANATAGSAFSVTVTAQDQFNNTVTNYTGTVQFTSSDAQATLPGNYTFVLADNGTHVFPNIMLKTAGSQTVVATDQANGSITGSASVNVSAATGATKLSVTAPANATAGTAFSVTVTAQDQFGNTITSYTGTVHFTSNDGAATLPANYTFVAGDNGVHTFNNGVTLNTAGSRTVTATDPVTNGGISGSATVTVKNSTTTAVISSVNPSLSGQSVTFTATVTPGTATGTVTFFDGASNIGSGALSSGSATFSTSSLTLGNHNITAVYGGDANDLGSTSTVLVQAVKASATAGVTSSINPSIYGQSVVFTATVTGQPPASSTPSGTVTFKDGAATLGTVPIGGSGVTAQATFSTSTLSVGGHTITVVYNGDTTYFSVTSPALTQTVNQASTTTTITNSSLNPSTFGQSVTFTATLTVVGPGAGTPTGTVTFKDGATVLGTGVVNGSLVATLTTSAVVAGNRNITAVYGGDSSFATSTSPSFMQQVNQASTSTTLSASTASSVFGQPVTFTATVIALAPGSGIPTSTVQFMDGASPLGAPVALNGAGQAQLITSSLSLAAHPISAVYGGDTNFITSTSNTVVETVNQASSAAAVASSVNPSVYGQPVTFTATITPVAPSTGIPTGTVTFKDGGISFAGGTVALDNTGHASLTPATLSVGSHAITIVYNGDPNYGGSNGSLPTQTVNPANTTTSVTSSVNPSNFGQSVTFTATVAAVLPGTGTPTGTVTFLDGASNIGTGTLNGGGVATFTTSTLAVGNHTITASYATDGNFNSSTGSLSGNPQVVSSGTSTTAVISSANPSVFGQTVTFTAMVSPSTATGTVTFKDGVTTLGSMSLTSGSASFAISALAVGNHTITAVYGGDGSFSGSTGSLTGNPQVVNKASTSAAVTSSVNPSNSGQSVTFTATVAPVLPGAGVPTGTVQFMDGASALGGPQTLTSGQATYTTSSLSVAVHAITAVYSGDGSFLGSTSPALNQTVQGADIAVTMIHSPDPAHLGGKLTFTASVANNGPSSANVTFNQTFAGSYYVVSVNTTQGSCSVATGAINCNLGLMTNGGTAMVTIVVTPINLTRAIVTTATVSSDVADPNMANNTASCNAPVRFLPIRR; translated from the coding sequence CTACACCGGCACGATTACGTTCACCAGTTCGGATGTCCAGGCAGTCTTACCGGGCAGCTACACCTTCGTAGCTGGGGATAACGGCGTACACACCTTCAACAATGGCGTGACCTTGAAGATAGCGGGCAACCAGACGGTGACGGCAACCGATGGCGGTGGCCATACCGGGTCGGCGACGGTCAATGTGACCTTTGCCTCCGGTGGAGCGACGAAGTTACTGGTAACCGCTCCTGCCAGCAGTGCGGCAGGTGCGGCATTCAGCGTGACAGTGACTGCGCTCGATCAGTTCAACAACACCGTGACCAACTACACCGGCACAGTGCAGTTCACCAGTTCGGATGGCCAGGCGGTCTTGCCGGGCAACTATACCTTTGTTGTTGGAGATAACGGTTCACATACTTTCGCAAGCAGCGTGACCCTGAAGACTTCGGGTAACCAGACGGTGACGGCAACCGACGGCGGTGGCCATACCGGGTCGGCGACGGTAAATGTAACGTTTGCCTCCGGTGGAGCGACGAAATTCCTGGTGACGGCGCCTGCGAGCAGTGCGGCAGGTGCGGCATTCAGCGTTACAGTGACGGCGCTCGATCAGTTCAACAATACCGTGACCAACTACACCGGCACGGTGCAGTTCACCAGTTCGGATGGACAGGCAGTCCTGCCCGGGAACTACACCTTCGTAGCCGGGGACAATGGCGTACACACCTTTAGCAACGGCGTGACCTTGAAGACGGCAGGCAGCCAGACGGTGACGGCGACCGACGGCGGTGGCCATACCGGATCGGCGACGGTCAATGTAACGTTTGCCTCTGGTGGAGCGACGAAGTTACTGGTAACCGCTCCTGCCAGCAGTGCGGCAGGTTCAGCGTTCAGCGTTACGGTGACTGCGCTCGATCAGTTCAACAATACCGTGACCAACTACACCGGCACGGTGCAGTTCACCAGCTCGGATGGACAGGCAGTCCTGCCCGGGAACTACACCTTCGTAGCCGGCGACAATGGCGTACACACCTTCAGCAACGGCGTGACCTTGAAGACAGCAGGCAGCCAGACGGTGACGGCAACCGATGGTGGTGGCCATACCGGATCAGCGACGGTAAATGTAACCTTTGCCTCTGGTGGAGCGACGAAGTTACTGGTAACCGCTCCTGCCAGCAGTGCGGCAGGTGCGGCATTCGACGTGACCGTGACGGCGCTCGATCAGTTCAACAACACCGTGACCAACTACACCGGCACGGTGCAGTTCACCAGTTCGGATGGACAGGCAGTCCTGCCCGGGAACTACACCTTCGTAGCCGGCGACAATGGCGTACACACCTTCACCAACGGCGTGACCTTGAAGACAGCGGGCAGCCAGACGGTGACAGCAACAGATGGCGGCGGCCATACCGGGTCGGCGACGGTCAATGTAACGTTTGCCTCCGGTGGAGCGACGAAGTTACTGGTAACCGCTCCTGCCAGCAGCGCGGCGGGTTCAGCGTTCAGCGTGACGGTGACGGCCCAAGATCAGTACGGCAACACGGTGACCAACTACACGGGCACGATTACGTTCACCAGTTCCGACCTCCAGGCAGTCTTACCGGGCAGCTACACCTTCGTAGCCGGTGACAATGGCGTACACACCTTCAACAACGGCGTGACCTTGAAGACGGCAGGCAGCCAGACGGTGACGGCAACCGATGGCGGTGGCCATACCGGATCAGCGACGATAAATGTGACCTTTGCTTCCGGCGGTGCGACACACTTTGCGGTCACCGCTCCGGCCAATGCGACGGCTGGATCAGCCTTCAGCGTCACCGTGACTGCGCAAGATCAGTTCAACAACACGGTGACCAACTACACCGGCACGGTGCAGTTCACCAGCTCTGACGCGCAGGCAACCCTGCCCGGGAATTACACCTTTGTCCTCGCGGATAACGGCACGCATGTCTTCCCCAATATCATGTTAAAGACAGCGGGCAGTCAGACCGTGGTGGCGACCGACCAGGCGAACGGCAGCATTACCGGCTCGGCGTCGGTGAATGTCTCGGCTGCAACCGGAGCGACAAAGTTGAGTGTGACTGCGCCGGCCAATGCAACTGCTGGCACGGCCTTCAGTGTCACGGTAACCGCACAAGACCAATTCGGGAACACGATCACAAGCTATACCGGCACAGTACACTTCACCAGCAACGATGGCGCAGCGACTCTGCCGGCGAATTACACCTTCGTAGCCGGCGACAATGGCGTGCACACCTTCAACAACGGCGTCACGCTGAACACAGCGGGCAGCAGGACGGTCACGGCCACCGACCCGGTGACCAACGGCGGCATCAGCGGCTCAGCCACGGTGACGGTGAAAAACAGTACTACGACAGCGGTCATCTCTTCCGTCAACCCGTCTCTCTCAGGTCAATCCGTGACCTTTACAGCTACGGTTACACCTGGAACCGCGACCGGTACTGTGACCTTCTTTGATGGGGCCAGCAACATCGGCAGCGGCGCGTTGAGCAGTGGCTCAGCGACCTTCTCCACCTCATCGTTGACCCTGGGCAACCACAACATCACCGCGGTTTATGGCGGCGATGCCAATGATCTTGGCAGCACGTCAACCGTACTGGTCCAGGCAGTAAAGGCCAGCGCCACGGCGGGTGTGACCAGCTCGATTAATCCCTCGATCTACGGCCAGTCTGTCGTCTTCACGGCCACGGTGACAGGACAGCCGCCGGCCAGCAGCACCCCGAGCGGCACGGTGACCTTCAAGGATGGGGCTGCCACTCTGGGAACAGTGCCCATCGGCGGATCGGGCGTTACCGCGCAGGCAACATTCTCAACTTCGACACTCTCGGTGGGCGGACACACCATTACGGTTGTCTATAACGGAGACACCACCTACTTCAGTGTCACCTCTCCTGCGCTGACGCAGACCGTAAACCAGGCATCAACCACAACCACGATTACAAATTCGTCGCTGAACCCCTCCACCTTCGGACAATCGGTGACCTTTACCGCGACCCTTACAGTGGTCGGACCCGGGGCAGGCACGCCGACGGGCACGGTGACCTTCAAGGATGGCGCTACCGTCCTGGGTACAGGCGTAGTGAATGGTTCCCTAGTTGCTACGCTTACGACTTCAGCAGTGGTTGCGGGCAACCGTAACATCACTGCGGTTTATGGTGGGGATTCGAGCTTCGCCACCAGCACCTCACCCAGCTTCATGCAGCAGGTCAATCAGGCCAGCACTTCCACCACCCTCTCGGCCAGTACGGCGTCCTCGGTCTTCGGGCAGCCGGTGACCTTCACGGCCACGGTCATCGCCCTGGCGCCGGGCTCGGGCATTCCCACCAGCACGGTGCAGTTCATGGATGGGGCCAGCCCGTTGGGCGCCCCGGTAGCGTTGAATGGTGCAGGCCAGGCGCAGCTCATTACCTCTTCGCTGTCGCTGGCGGCGCATCCCATCAGCGCGGTCTACGGTGGCGATACCAACTTCATTACCAGCACTTCCAACACAGTGGTGGAGACGGTCAACCAGGCCAGCAGCGCGGCGGCGGTGGCTTCTTCGGTGAATCCATCGGTCTATGGCCAGCCGGTAACCTTTACCGCAACCATTACGCCGGTCGCGCCTTCCACCGGGATTCCCACGGGCACGGTGACCTTCAAGGATGGCGGCATCAGCTTCGCCGGCGGCACAGTCGCGCTGGATAACACCGGCCATGCGTCGCTGACCCCGGCAACTCTGTCGGTAGGCAGCCACGCTATCACCATCGTCTATAACGGGGATCCGAACTACGGCGGCAGCAATGGATCGCTGCCCACGCAGACGGTCAATCCAGCGAATACCACTACGAGCGTTACATCGTCAGTGAACCCGTCCAACTTCGGACAATCGGTGACCTTCACGGCCACCGTTGCCGCGGTACTGCCCGGAACTGGCACGCCGACAGGAACGGTCACGTTCCTGGATGGCGCCAGCAACATCGGCACGGGAACCCTGAACGGCGGCGGTGTGGCAACATTTACAACCTCTACGCTGGCGGTAGGTAACCACACCATCACGGCGAGTTACGCTACCGATGGCAACTTCAACAGCAGCACCGGTTCGTTGAGTGGTAATCCGCAGGTGGTGAGTAGCGGTACGAGCACCACGGCGGTCATCTCTTCCGCCAATCCTTCGGTGTTTGGTCAAACGGTGACCTTCACGGCGATGGTCTCTCCGTCCACGGCAACGGGAACCGTGACCTTCAAGGATGGCGTTACGACCCTCGGTTCCATGTCGTTGACCAGCGGCTCGGCTTCATTTGCCATCTCTGCCTTAGCGGTGGGCAACCATACGATTACCGCAGTGTACGGTGGCGACGGCAGCTTCAGCGGCAGCACGGGATCGCTGACCGGCAACCCGCAGGTGGTCAACAAAGCCAGCACGAGCGCGGCTGTGACCTCTTCGGTGAACCCATCTAATTCGGGCCAGTCGGTGACCTTCACCGCGACGGTAGCACCGGTGCTGCCCGGCGCGGGCGTACCGACCGGCACAGTACAGTTTATGGACGGCGCCTCCGCACTCGGAGGCCCCCAGACCCTCACAAGCGGACAAGCGACGTATACGACTTCGTCGCTGTCCGTGGCCGTCCATGCCATCACCGCAGTGTATAGCGGTGATGGTAGTTTCCTGGGCAGCACATCTCCGGCTCTGAACCAGACGGTTCAGGGAGCCGATATTGCTGTCACTATGATCCACTCGCCTGATCCGGCGCATCTGGGTGGCAAGCTCACCTTTACGGCCTCGGTGGCGAACAACGGGCCCAGCTCGGCGAATGTGACCTTCAACCAGACTTTCGCCGGGTCTTACTACGTGGTCTCTGTGAATACGACGCAGGGATCGTGCAGCGTAGCGACCGGCGCCATCAACTGCAATCTGGGCTTGATGACCAACGGTGGAACGGCCATGGTTACCATAGTCGTGACCCCGATCAATCTGACCAGAGCGATTGTGACTACGGCGACGGTATCGTCCGATGTAGCCGACCCGAACATGGCGAACAACACGGCGAGTTGCAACGCCCCTGTCCGCTTCCTCCCAATCCGTCGCTAA
- a CDS encoding response regulator yields the protein MKKSAAVKWNKDGQPLRCMIVDDSIYARKNLRFVIETFGGHVEGEAADGLAAVTEYDRVKPDIVLMDIIMPKMGGIDAAEIILQRNPQARIVMVSSVGNQVDILAALRCGARHFVHKPVKPEALYSAIQQVLEEAGALISVAATKSSARRKDESA from the coding sequence ATGAAAAAATCTGCGGCAGTCAAATGGAACAAGGACGGCCAGCCACTGCGCTGCATGATCGTGGATGACTCCATCTACGCGCGCAAAAACCTGCGCTTCGTGATCGAAACCTTTGGCGGCCACGTCGAGGGCGAAGCCGCTGATGGGCTGGCGGCGGTCACCGAGTATGACCGCGTCAAGCCCGATATCGTGCTCATGGATATCATCATGCCCAAGATGGGCGGGATTGACGCGGCTGAGATCATCCTGCAGCGGAACCCCCAGGCACGCATCGTGATGGTATCTTCGGTTGGAAACCAGGTGGACATCCTGGCTGCGCTGCGCTGCGGGGCACGGCACTTCGTACACAAACCCGTCAAACCGGAAGCGCTCTACAGCGCCATTCAACAAGTACTGGAAGAAGCCGGGGCCTTGATATCAGTTGCCGCGACCAAAAGTTCAGCTCGCCGGAAAGACGAATCAGCCTGA
- a CDS encoding IPT/TIG domain-containing protein: MTNLTTKAIITAPGFIRIITLLIGTACLSAAQSQPTLQITSPSDGAVVSPGQAITVNIVSLTGVTVSAVFVIAENPLLGSGPAHSTPAQLSVTVPSSLSSRSYTLTAIGATSAGQEVQSLPISVHVERPDPPTALTSGSPSVVLESQGQQMPVNISATFADASVMDVTESSNLRYSTSNGNVATVDANGMITAVAAGRASITAAYGGGSQNPLSVSVPITVEPPMLTPSPSSLNFGGDQGVFVGTSTSGQITLTNGTSNPTVGATSITATGDYSETDNCVSSSPLPVGGTCTITVTFSPTVAGTRVGSLTVANNFTIAPAVLPLSGVANNNFAILASPGSQTVPAGGSTAYTPTVSLFAGFSGAVALSVSGLPSGVTATFSPQSINTNGGSSTLTVTTSSSTLAGDYPFTIAGNNGNVSLTQNLVLTVTSAVPAPQISQVTDNTGGTSAISIGSATFVNGSGFGDSQGSSTLTLNGRTVAPYFWSDGSVHAFIPADTVPGSVAVQITTSQGASNTVNITVTGQPTITGINPPSGPAGTQVTVTGTNFGPAPVPNLTGIFMNSGPFMPVVSWSDSQIVVTVPAGAMPISYMFSVLNNGLIASSSAFTVIPSPHITSISPAAGAVGTQVTITGSGFVDTQNLNQVFIGGVAAAVVSWSDTQIVANVPTGAQTGTIYVAVTDASLNYVNSNEVAFTVSGP; encoded by the coding sequence ATGACTAATCTCACGACGAAAGCTATTATCACAGCTCCCGGCTTCATTCGGATCATAACGCTATTGATTGGGACAGCTTGCTTGAGTGCCGCACAAAGCCAGCCAACTCTTCAGATCACGTCCCCTTCCGATGGCGCCGTTGTGAGCCCCGGCCAGGCAATTACAGTGAACATAGTATCTCTCACAGGTGTTACCGTTTCCGCTGTATTCGTCATTGCTGAAAACCCGCTTCTCGGCAGCGGTCCTGCGCATTCAACGCCAGCTCAACTTTCAGTTACAGTTCCGTCGAGTCTGTCCAGCAGAAGCTATACACTGACTGCTATCGGAGCCACCAGTGCGGGACAGGAAGTGCAATCGTTGCCCATCAGTGTTCATGTCGAGCGGCCGGATCCGCCTACGGCTCTCACGTCAGGTTCGCCGTCAGTCGTCCTGGAATCGCAGGGGCAACAAATGCCGGTCAATATCTCGGCCACTTTTGCCGATGCTAGCGTCATGGACGTCACTGAGTCCTCCAACTTGAGATATTCGACTTCGAACGGGAATGTTGCGACTGTGGATGCAAACGGTATGATCACGGCAGTCGCTGCCGGTAGAGCCTCGATCACTGCTGCCTATGGTGGAGGAAGCCAGAACCCGCTTAGCGTCAGCGTACCAATTACGGTCGAGCCTCCAATGCTCACCCCTTCTCCAAGCTCTCTGAATTTTGGCGGTGACCAGGGAGTGTTTGTTGGCACCAGTACCTCCGGACAAATAACACTAACTAATGGCACGAGCAACCCGACAGTCGGAGCTACAAGCATTACTGCTACAGGAGACTATTCCGAAACAGATAATTGCGTTTCTTCCTCTCCGCTGCCCGTGGGTGGCACCTGCACCATCACAGTCACCTTCTCTCCTACTGTCGCAGGTACTCGAGTGGGATCATTGACTGTTGCCAACAATTTCACAATCGCTCCTGCGGTGCTCCCCCTTTCAGGAGTCGCCAACAACAATTTCGCGATTCTTGCGTCACCTGGGAGCCAGACGGTCCCGGCCGGAGGGAGCACAGCCTACACGCCAACTGTCTCACTCTTTGCTGGCTTTAGCGGCGCGGTGGCGTTGAGCGTGAGCGGGCTGCCCTCAGGAGTGACCGCAACCTTCAGTCCGCAGTCAATCAACACCAATGGAGGGTCGTCGACGCTAACGGTTACCACTTCTTCATCAACACTCGCGGGAGACTATCCCTTCACTATCGCTGGCAACAATGGGAACGTTAGCCTCACGCAAAACCTGGTGTTGACCGTTACTTCTGCTGTTCCCGCCCCGCAAATCAGTCAAGTGACAGACAATACTGGCGGCACCTCAGCCATCTCTATAGGAAGCGCAACCTTCGTCAACGGCAGCGGGTTTGGGGACAGTCAAGGCTCTAGCACTTTGACGTTGAATGGCAGGACCGTAGCCCCTTATTTCTGGAGTGACGGCAGTGTGCACGCTTTCATTCCGGCCGACACGGTACCCGGCTCTGTTGCTGTACAGATTACGACCAGCCAGGGCGCGAGCAATACCGTGAACATCACAGTTACCGGGCAGCCTACCATCACGGGCATCAATCCCCCCAGTGGCCCGGCCGGTACACAGGTCACGGTCACTGGGACGAACTTTGGCCCGGCACCGGTTCCCAATCTTACGGGCATATTCATGAACAGTGGCCCGTTCATGCCGGTAGTGAGCTGGAGTGACAGCCAAATTGTGGTCACGGTGCCGGCCGGAGCGATGCCTATAAGCTACATGTTTTCCGTGTTGAATAACGGATTGATAGCTTCGTCGTCTGCATTTACCGTAATCCCTTCTCCGCATATCACAAGCATAAGTCCTGCGGCTGGCGCAGTGGGTACTCAAGTCACGATCACAGGCTCTGGGTTTGTCGACACGCAGAATCTTAACCAGGTATTCATTGGAGGCGTCGCCGCGGCTGTTGTCAGTTGGAGTGATACGCAAATCGTCGCCAACGTTCCGACTGGAGCGCAGACCGGAACCATTTATGTGGCAGTGACCGACGCATCTCTTAATTATGTGAACAGCAATGAGGTCGCGTTTACTGTCAGCGGGCCGTAG